The sequence below is a genomic window from Lytechinus variegatus isolate NC3 chromosome 3, Lvar_3.0, whole genome shotgun sequence.
cacaagtcatgtacatgcggATTCGCTACTAACTcgtgcagctgctgctacaacttgctagctacaccgcgcgggccaaattaaatccatgaaaatgaataaccacatccagacagagtctatcataagaagaaaaataatgatataactgtacttacaaacaagtgaataatccgaacctgaaggcaaatcaactcaacgaatagcagcagacgatatgcaccgacaatatacttcatgtggctgggacacttgtcactcgttctgttagatgtaatttttatctcattaatttgacaaaattactatatttttatatagataaataattccccgagtttcgtaattttgtcaaattaatgagataaaagttacatctaacagaacgagtgacaatctatcccagccacatgaagtttatcgtcggtgcatatgccatttcgtctgctgctattcgttgagttgatttgccttcaggttaggattattcacttgtttgtaagtacagttatatcattattttccttcttatgatagactctgtctggatgtggttattcattttcatgaattcaatttggcccgcgctgtgtagctagcacttccagctgcatgaattggtagcgaatcggcatgtacatgaccgTGTTgtaagttgaattttcatcatcatcatcggcgtaattcccccaatttacctccaactacgtcactgactgtgttgttcacttcatctcaaaatcatcaatttgaaaatccaaatctagataaaattttgggttttcttttatttcgggatcgaagtattcagtgacaatgaggagaaaacgtaccctcacaggttttgcatgcaagtggagcttcacgtgggagagccaatcacgcctctcgtacagacagtgacgtcataaaaaatccccaatttcgcggacgtaattctgcgtgtttgaagcattcagggAGAGagctttaaactatcaattaactgagtttcatcggtctccatgataaatgatgtacaccatcgtgttctccttattttctcctttattttgatatatgattctccatttttacgattttcaatatatttctactttaatatCACAAAGCAGTTGCCAGTATGCACTGttcattttgtatcattttgcaTAAGAGAAAacgttttcattatttgacAAGCACCCCTTGATGATTAGATCATAAGTTATTTATGACAATTTCACATAGGTCTCAACTCTCAAGATAAAATCAAGTTGTGCTTCATGACGTCAttgcaggaaaaaaatattctgttcAGTATTATGGGTATAACATGGTCACTGAAACCTTGATTGTAGCACTTCAATGATAACCTTGTTGAGTAAATTCTATCTTTTCCCCAGATTGTTAGCCGTGGCTTCCAGACGTCAGTACCTCAACGTGATGTAGAGGCCGCAGCAAAATTCATTGGTGCAGGTGCTGCCACTGTAGGACTCGCTGGATCAGGAGCTGGTATTGGAACAGTTTTTGGAAGCTTGATCATCGGCTATGCCCGCAACCCCTCCCTCAAGCAACAGCTATTCACATACGCCATCCTGGGTTTTGCCCTTTCAGAAGCCATGGGTCTCTTCTGTCTTATGATGGCTTTCCTGATTCTCTTTGCATTGTGAGCAATGCTTTGTTGTACACAGTTTAGCCATGCCCTCTTGTTTCATAAGTATATAAGATTTTAGAGACCATATTGTGAATTACATTTTGCTTGATTGGTCTTCAAAGAGAGAGAGTTCTAATGAATATTCTGTTAAGGAAAATGTGAGTTCTGTGTAAATTTTATAGCATTGGTTATTGATGAAACAAATATATGATTCCCCCCAAATATCTACTGAGGCCAAGCCTTGTTGACCAATCAATGCACGGATGTCCTGCACATATTTAAATTGACACTTTCTGGACATGCAGTGCTTCATGGGACTGTTGACTGCATGGGCAGCAAGAGGTTCAAAGCATCTTCAATGAATTGTGTTCTGTGATGTCTCATTCTTTACAGTTTCTTTACATTGTCGTAACATCAATTTTCACTCTTGTTGGGAAATGCTCGGTCAGGGAGGGGGGTCAGATGGGAcaaatatgtatacatgtatagccagTATATTTCCGGTATGATTCCTTTCAAACTCTACTGCAGTCCAAATACCTTGTGCGATGGTACAGCTTGCAAGTGCAGTACTGCCATTGTCAGAAGACAGTTATAAAACTTGTCTAAGAAATGTGGTCTTGGTTTATAAAGACGATTAAAGAGTGATTATAACTTGAAACAGGAATTGTTTgagttcattattttttgtgtaaGATTCTCTTGGTGATATTTTGGAAGTGATACAGTTATTACATGATGTTTGAGATGTTTTGTTGAGTTCAGTGCTTGTCCACTTTTGAACTGCTTCTGCTGGCTACTTATCCAAAAGAAATTGTAGACttcaaaaaatattggttaattCACATTGATGGACATTGCTGTATCAGAGGACAAAataatttgctttaaaaaaaatgttccatgaataacaaatatttgataGTTGTATTCTgaacttaaaaataaattttgtggtcAAGCCTGGACTATTGTGTGCAGTTGGCGTGCCCACCATGCCATTACAAGTTTACAACTCCCCCTCTTCTGTTGATATTTAATAATACCCCTGTTGACGTGAGCACCAGTTTGCTTCGTatttaattttagaaatctATTTCTGGATGATGGCACAATGAACAAATCTTGTTGGGGTTTCAACTTCCATCCTTTTGAAGATGAAGGGAACGTGCTGCATTTGAATATAATAGGAAGGAGCAACGCAATAAAAAGAGAGGGGCAAGTCCATcgggttaggtcaatttttgTGACATACCAAATCCAACAAACTCAAACTATGTAATATCCTCCATTGATTACTTCAGCAAAAAATGGTGTCCTACAAAGGTTTGATCTTCGCTGTGAAATAGTATAGTTTATAACTGTTACATGGACATCTTGTATTTTTAACCTAACCCGATGGAATTTCCCCGAGATATAGAAGGCAAGTTAAAGAAAAAGGTGTAAGAGGCAATAttgtgatggggggggggtagtgtaTGTGGATGTTTTTATGAGCATGTCTAGCtgatggtatttttttttcttttttaattcaaagacAGTGTAGTATCTTGGTGGAGGGCGCCaagaaatgaatttgaataaacttCATGCAGAGCAAAATAAGCATAACACTTGCagttcaaaaatatatatacatcaaTTATCAAGTAAGGTGAAGTTGCACTAATAGTTTCTCGAAACATTCACGACACCGGCGGTTTTCAAATAACGGAATCGATTTCCCCCACTCGCCACTACTGTAATTAATAATGTGAAATTACTTTTTTACTTTTCGCCATTGTGAAAATAAAAGTAGATTCCTCCATGAACGTGATGGAAGTGCCATTGTGATCCTATCAAGAGCCCCGCTGTCCAATCTACCAAAACTCGACTAtgattatataatttttatttaaaaaaatacaaagcaaTGATCGTGTGTATTAGTACCAAAAATGGCTCtctcattaatttgaatatCGCCCGTGTTGTGCATTTAGTGTTTCTTCATcagattttgaggaaatttgttatatttgtttatttattcaaatccactttttgtTAGGGTTCACCTGACCTTGAATGACAACTCCATGGGCAACATAGCTGCCTAGGTTCATATAGTATGTAGTAGGGGATGGGAGAGagatctggggggtgtttcatgaaaggacttgtcggacgttttatctgacaagtccaattttatccgacagttactatagtaacagtgcctctcagccaatcaaaatcacggaaagatgtcagatctgacaacttgtcagacaaacatgttgatgaaacggtccccagtaCTGGGAATATTTCTTTCttgttgggtgtttcataaagctgtacgCAGTTAATCCTAAATAGCATGGGCagaaatctcggggggggggtcgtGTGTCCCctctactcaaaatagtagagggacacaatatcaaatgtcccccccccccccctgttgatGCTAAgtaatacatcattcaaaatcgaaataaaacatgtatattaGGACGATATGACCTTCTGGGATaataacctttctttttttttggcttgtcaaattttccagccccttgtcccccctaccttttgggagagatttccgcccctgtgATCTAGGCcgtcgatcgcgacgaaaattggcatgcgcgttacccatggcataatctacaaaactaagaTCAGATTTTacgaaaaatctcattgctaacTGAAAACGCTAATTTATGTATATAGGCAAAACTGCTCTAATTAACTGAATAATGCCCCCAAAATGCCAATTTTTGGTTTTCAGAATCTGATCAAATGTGCTTTACGAAAATTTCaacattacatattttttcttatatatttattgttttcttgactagttatgtatttctttgttctgtttttttttcaatggaaatgactaagatgaaattaatgtattttaattagtaaaaggaaaataatggtacattaatgaatttcttgcaaaaaaaacacatttgcattggatttgtacacgaattcacgtttttgaacaatttggggtctgcatgcacttacaaaatattGCGTAATGATAtcagaaccgcgtacccggggtcATAATTTTGGTCTAAAAAATGCGAGAGCgagagacttgaaagtaaaaagtcagcgagccacgtacgcggtcaaaaaaaaatGCGCGActgatttatcgcgaaaaatatcgggggggggggctgagtcAGTCCCCAGTCCTAGAGCGACCGGTAATCCTtgcttgtggtaaatggtaaaCACCAAAATTGGCGATTGTTTAGCGCTTAAAGGTTTTCCATTCGTTCTTAAATTACGAGCAGCCTTATGAAACACACCTGCTGCTTCTTTAGCTCAGGGTTTGTAATTTACAAGGGctattttgaatattcaaaGACTAAAACACACTTAGTCCTTAGAACCCGGCTTAGAAATTATCACTATACACCTCGCAATAAATGACAGTCTGATTTTGGACcaaagattgtttttttttttgagggggcggGGTGGCTTTGGTTTTCTTTGCCGGTGATTAATGCCATTTGTCTTGTCTTTCACTAGGTAGATAAGCTGTCCTTCAATTTTTCTATTCCTGTTTATGCCATCGAGCAGGGGCATTGATCCATGTTTCAGATTGGAGCAAAAATGAAAGTGCGccgaaaatcaacaattttGGATATGTACTGGTATTTTCATTGCCAAGGTTAATGGTTTTATGTTGCTTTACAATACTTTTATTTAACCCATTTGCAATTTTaatattatgaatatttcaaGTAGCTCATCtcataatttgtttacaaattcaAAGGAAATTGACGTCCGTCttggaattcataaaaaaaatctgaatcaaGGGCATAATCCCATTATCGAAAGCTGGATCTGCCCCTAGCTGTTATTAGGTAAAATAATACATAGCTAGAAAGCCGAAAATGTGTTGTGTCCCTCAGACTCAAGTTCAGAGTGACGCCTATGCATGAATACCacagtacatgtaatacatgtattcaagTTTATGTAACGGGCAGTGGCTTGATTTTTGGGCGCATATTTCTATTAATTAATCATACGAGTAGGATTAATTAgagaattattatatttttgtttagaaAAATAAACCGGCTTGCAGTTATGCGTGAACAAGCAGTCAAAACTGGGTGGGGACTGCGGAGCCGAAAAGGAGGAGGGAATGGTGCTTTagcccccatttttttttaaacctacCCAGAAattgtttggattttttttcattttcacccTCCCCCCTCCTTAAAAACGTCCCGCCATTCCTACATGGGATAATACCCTATCACACACCTTAAGTTTTAAGCACCTTTGAAACAGCTGAGGCTTTGATGTTAAGATGAGCTCTTTATTTTACCAATTTATCATGAATGGTTTGTTTTTAATCCTATCGAGCAAAACCTATTGAATTGATTAAGTTGAAATTACCGAAGCGTGTATTTATACTATTTTCGATTGGTTTTTATTGTTGGTTTTATTAAATAGCAAATTACTacgcatacatgtatttctgttttACTTGACCCCTAAGACATGTAAGATCCctgatttaaaaataaacacaattcTTGCTGTCCGGTGAATTTGCTGCCCTACAAAGAGCATATTTGATTGTAGGCTAGAAATTTGTGAATATCAGTCAATAATATTTCGACAATCTCACCGCCAAGGTCATTTTAGATCCTCCGTTATTTTCCAGTAAAATGACAAacagaatgaaataaaaggggTCATAACaagaaatgaaaacagaaaaatcgaTGAACGATATGCTGATATCTCACAAATGAATTCCAACTCCATCTCACCCTGTTATATATCCGGTTATATATTCGACCAGCTCCATGATTCGACTATTCATAAATCCATATTAGACGCTCTCTGCGGACATGTTAGCGAATTCATTATTGCCGAGTATTTCGAGCAATAGTGAGTTGCGTGCAAGAAAAACGAATCAATATGTTCATTGGATGATTATAGAACATTGTCGTAAAGTCTACCAACTACATTAATGTACTTGAGAGAGAAACTGATACGTATCATTCCTGCTTCTCTCTATTGCTAATCCCTTATGCACTGATGACCCATTGTGCCCCTCTATCTTTCATCACGGGAACGATTCGTCAACAGTTTAGTCTGACAAgtggtcagatctgacaactttccatgattctgattggctgagaggcactatggtaactgtcggataaaacatgcgataagtcatttcatgaaatgctcccctgaccTTATATCCCCCGATCCCCTTACCCTTTCCTCTCTTCTTTtcaacacgcacacacacccgaCACACACACTGGGGTAGCATGGTCGGGGGAACGGCATGCGCTTTTCAAAAAACTTACAGGGGTCCGGTCCGAAAAATTTGTCTTAAGAATTATAAAAAGGTGATGTTTTCAACTTCGATCGACGTTAGCCCGGCCGTGCCAGGAAGCGCCTTTTTTAATTACACATTCAGTCTTCGATTTTACTATTGTAAGGACCCGGCATTGAAATGCAGATTGTATTACTGGAATGTTGTACGATGGACATGTGGAAGTTTTTCGGACCGTTCATCGTTGTTATGAACTGCATAAAAATCAAAcagcttacatgtatataggcccAGGGGCGGCAAGCGAagttgaagggggggggggcaaaggaaTAGGGCACTTTTTGTTTCGAAAAGGGCACTATCttaatacaaagaaaataatggtataatgagcaaaaaaaatgagggggctagatatgacTGTCATATCACGTACAATTTATAAGCTGCGAgtcagcaaaaattttgacattttcttaAAAACGGAAATccaaatttgtgatagatttcgacgtagttttcagaaaataatatcatattttacccttctctctctccttatctttcctttcccttttctttttcttggtcgtgaaaaatgggggggggataCCCCCAATATGTACGCCACTGCTTatctaccccactcacatgactcatgaataaGGCACTTAGGATTATTCTtacaaatttgtttttccttcataagtagtAACATCTAAAAATAGGAGAagattgttttcttgtttcaaagggcactCGTTAACACATAAAATGGGCCATTCTCAGGTGATAGGGGCACAaaacacgttcgtgaggggctcttttctttggtaaaagggcactgattcgagaaaggcacttgctcacacataaaacgggtccttctcaggtcGAAGGGGCATAGAACACGTTCGTGAAGGGGTATTTTTATGCGGAAAAGTGCAcattttcagtgcttcaaaaggTAGGGGGCACTGTGCCCCCGGTCCCCTGGATGCCGCCCCTGTATAGGCCTACCTGAGATTAAGGTGGAGGTGGGAGTGTGTCAGGAGAGTGTCCTGAGATGTTGGTGTTGGAATGACAGCTAACTAGAGATGGGGGTATATTGACCAGTGTTTCagctttttatttatttgtttgtttatcaaCTTTTAGgtattttttgtttgggggtCAGCAAGGTATCAAAAGCCGGTGAAAATGGGGTGGAAAGCTGAACATGCATTAATGATAAATTTCAAGGTTAATTTTACGTTTTGTACACGGTTATATCGAAATGAGTGGGGAGGGCTGAAAcctagacccccccccccggttccgcggtcCCTGCTTTCATTCCTTCCCATTTCTTTCCCTTAGTTCTTGGGCAGGCATACTCTCCTCTTATCCCACTTATTTCCCCTGCTCGTACACAATCATACACTTTTTGTTCAACACACACATTCTTAAGGCCCGATCACGCACACCTTCACATCAC
It includes:
- the LOC121411302 gene encoding ATP synthase F(0) complex subunit C1, mitochondrial-like; protein product: MNSCAKICSSASQALIARNSRAIVRPLSATTSNNTDVSSKRTLASYSSLAGLSSVTSVKSPETLVSQIVSRGFQTSVPQRDVEAAAKFIGAGAATVGLAGSGAGIGTVFGSLIIGYARNPSLKQQLFTYAILGFALSEAMGLFCLMMAFLILFAL